The stretch of DNA CGCCCCTGGGCGCGGGCGGATGCTTCTACGAAGAGTGGCAGCGCGCCCCCGAGAACGGCGTCACCCGCCACTTCTTTCCCTGGTGGTGGGAAGAGTCGTATCAGCGGCCCGAGAGCGCGGTGGACCAGCTCACCGCAGAAGAACATGAACTGATGGAGCGCCACGGGCTCTCGCCCGCGCAGATCGCCTACCGCCGCGAGATCCGCTCCAGCTTTCGCCGGCTGGCGGCGCAGGAGTTTGCCGAGGATGCCGTGAGCTGCTTCCTCGCCTACGGCGACTGCGTCTTCGACCTGGAAGCGGTGGAGCGGCGGCGCGCGGCCCTGCCCCCTCCCGCGGAGGCGCGCGACAACCAGCAACTCCTGGTCTGGTTCCCGCCGGCGGCGCGCCGCGAGTACATCGTGGGCGTGGACCCGGCCGGCGGAGGCACGCTGGGCGACTATGCTTGCGCCCAGGTCATCGAGCGTTCCAGCGGCCTGCAGTGCGCCGAATGGCGTGGCCACTTCACGCCGGCGGAACTCGCCGCCCGCACCGCCGCGCTGGCGCGCGAGTACAACCGCGCCCTGGTTGCGGTGGAGCGCAACAACCACGGCCACGGCGTGCTGGCGCACCTGCTGGCGGGAGAGAGATACGACAACCTTTATCCACGCGGCGGTCCGCCGGGGTGGCTGACCACCGCGGCCAGCCGCCCCGCCATGCTGGAGAATTTTGCCGCGGTGCTGGCGGCGGCTCCGGGACTGATCCAGAGCGCGCGCTTGCTGGACGAGTGCCGCAGCTTCGTGCGCTCTCCCGACGGCTCCTCTGCAGCCGCCGCCGGCGCGCATGACGACTGCGTGCTGGCCATGGCCATCGCCCTCGCCGTCCGCCGCGAGCTGGCCGGAGACGCGCTGCCGCTCCACACCCTAGCGCTGGAGGCGCTGCCGGCCCGCTGAGCGTCTTCCGGCCCTATCGGCAGGTGAAATGGATCGTGGCCGCCTCCGACACCAGGTGCGTGTTTCCGGAGTTGACGGCCAGTCGCATCCACACCTGTCGCGACTGCCCGTATCCGCCCAGTTGCCAGTCTTCGACCAGGCGCACGACCCGCTGGCGGGGATTGTTGACGCGATACATCCGCAGCGGCGTGCTGGCGCCGTCGCTGCGCTCCCAGTGGTAGTTGAAGACCATGGGATAGCGGTCGACGTAGACCAGTCCCGTGAAGCGGATGTGCACCGGGCAGACGCCCCGGTAGCCTTGCGGGCTGGCGGTCACGGAGACGCCCGTGATCGGGCCCTGGGCATGGGCGACACCGCCCAGGCAGAGAAGCAGGAGCGCGGCGATCGTGGCGAAGCGGCACAACTGGGCCTGAGACATTACGGTTTGTTCCTTCCCTGAAGCTGAGATGGTTGCTGGGGCCCATGAATGTACGAAGGCCCGCAGGCGAAGACAAGACCCCCTTTGGAAGGGGGCCGTCGCAGAAGCGGCTGGGGGCGTGGTGTTAAGATGGCGCGCCGTTGGTCACCGCCGTCCAGCACGTTCGCAGAATGAGGGGCGGAGCGCAAGCCCATCTCATGCGCGCCGCCGACGGCCATTTCTACGTGGTCAAGTTCCAGAACAATCCCCAGCACGTGCGCGTGCTGGCCAACGAATTGCTCGCCACCCGCCTGGCGGAGCGCCTGAATCTGCCCGTGCCCCGGCCCGAGGTCATTGAAGTGGGAGAATGGCTGGTCCGGCACACTCCGGAACTCACCATCGAGCTGGCGGGACAGAGCCTGCCCTGCCGCCCGGGGCTACAATTCGGCTCGCGCTTCGTGGTCGATCCGCTGGAGGGCCAGGTCTTCGATTACCTGCCCGAGAGCATGCTCGACCGCGTGCGCAACCTGGAGGCCTTCGCCGGTATGCTGGCGCTGGACAAGTGGACCTGCAACGCCAACGGGCGCCAGGCCGCTTTCTGGCGCAAGGGCCGCGAGCGCAAGTACACGGCCGCGTTCATCGACCAAGGCTACTGCTTCAACGCCGGCGAGTGGAGCTTCCCTGACGGCCCGCTGCGCGGCGTCTTCGGGCGCAACGCGGTGTACGCCGAGGTGCGAGGCTGGCAAGCGTTCTCGCCCTGGCTGGAGCGCATCGAGCAGATGGAGGAAAGCGCTCTATGGGCCTGCGCCGAGGAAGTCCCGCCGGAATGGTACGGCGGCGCTTGGGAGGCGCTGGAGAAGCTGATGACCGCGCTGCTGGCCCGCCGAGCGCGCGTGCGCGAGTTGATCACGGGATTCCGGAATTCATCCCGGCAACCCTTCCCGAATTGGAAGGGCTGAGGTAAGGAGGAACAGAAATCCACCACGGAGGCACGGAGACGCGGAGGATGATAAGAACAGGAGGACGTAGGGCCCGATAAGATTGACTTGGTTTTCCTCTGTGTCCTCTGTGGTCAACTAAGACTGATGGCTGAGCGACGACAGCTCGAATTCTTCCTGCTGCGCTACGTTCCCGACGCGGTGAAGGACGAGTTCGTCAACCTGGGCGTGGTGCTGCTGGAGCGCGACGGCTCGGGCTTCGCCGGGGTG from Terriglobales bacterium encodes:
- a CDS encoding terminase gives rise to the protein MDRDLQVLLRYGRRLDTRPPALRGRSVREFLIRVLLRIRDKQGALRRLRPNRVQAEYERSAGCRSIVLKARQVGITTWIAARFFVETITRPGTLSVQVAHDQQSAEEIFRIVHRFLENLPERLRRGALATSRANVRQIIFPHLDSEYRVETAADPHAGRGLTIRNLHASEVARWPGDVPATLASLRAAVPPDGVIVLESTPLGAGGCFYEEWQRAPENGVTRHFFPWWWEESYQRPESAVDQLTAEEHELMERHGLSPAQIAYRREIRSSFRRLAAQEFAEDAVSCFLAYGDCVFDLEAVERRRAALPPPAEARDNQQLLVWFPPAARREYIVGVDPAGGGTLGDYACAQVIERSSGLQCAEWRGHFTPAELAARTAALAREYNRALVAVERNNHGHGVLAHLLAGERYDNLYPRGGPPGWLTTAASRPAMLENFAAVLAAAPGLIQSARLLDECRSFVRSPDGSSAAAAGAHDDCVLAMAIALAVRRELAGDALPLHTLALEALPAR
- a CDS encoding HipA family kinase, whose amino-acid sequence is MRGGAQAHLMRAADGHFYVVKFQNNPQHVRVLANELLATRLAERLNLPVPRPEVIEVGEWLVRHTPELTIELAGQSLPCRPGLQFGSRFVVDPLEGQVFDYLPESMLDRVRNLEAFAGMLALDKWTCNANGRQAAFWRKGRERKYTAAFIDQGYCFNAGEWSFPDGPLRGVFGRNAVYAEVRGWQAFSPWLERIEQMEESALWACAEEVPPEWYGGAWEALEKLMTALLARRARVRELITGFRNSSRQPFPNWKG